CCCCATCTAACCAATTAAGCTCATAAACCTAATCAATTAGATATTATTTAATACTTTCCTTCAAGGTTTTTTCGCGCAAAATTGTCCAGGGATCAGAGCAGTACCGGGCCGGTAATGACATATTTGTGGGCCAGTCTCGAGATGCTCGATTCAGCCATTCCCGATTCCCTGAGGAATCCGACGCCCTCGAAAACCCTCTGCAGCTTGAGCAGCATGATTCCGGCATTCTTGTACGCGTTGTCCCTCCTGATCAAAAGAAGATCCTTCTCGACAGACACCAGCGCCTTTAGGGCGGCTTCCTCGTATTTCCTTGCAGCTGCCATGTAGTGGCCCACCGCAAGCATGGAATATGCATCGCATCGCTTGCTCTTGCCGTCCATCGTGAACAATTCTATTGTTATGGACCTGTTTTCATGGGCCCTGCGGATATCAACATCCACGTGCCTTTTCCTTTTAGTTGAGACCTCATGCTCCCTTTTCAATGCTGTAATAGTCGCCATTTTATCACTTAGAAGTAAGGCTTATGCAGTGCATGATATATAAACCTTCCTGAAACTGGCCGTGTCCCTATGCTCTCTTCAGTACGAACCTGTATCCCTTCAGGGACTCGTAGGCCTGCTCAAGCTTCTTCACGTCCACGTTCTTGGGCAATTTGCCCGGATCGAGCCTTTCCAGCCTTGCAAGGAGCTGCCTGTGCAGCGCCTTGAGCTCGGTTATCCTGTTCTCGTGCCTCACATCACCACCGCTATAATAATTGCAGTATGATTATAAATCATTTGTATACAAAATTAGGTTATACGTGATAAGCATGATTGAAAGAACATTGGTGCTCGTAAAGCCTGATGGCGTGCAGCGCGCGATTATAGGCAGGATCATATCCAGATTCGAGGATGCGGGGCTCAAGGTGGTTGCAATAAAGATGTCCAGGCCCGACAGGGAGCTTGCCGGCAGGCACTACATAGCTGACCAGAAATGGTTCGAGGACACAGGGAACAGGACGCTGCAATCGTACAAGGAGAAGGGCATAATACTCAAGGAAAGCGCCGTAGAGCTCGCCACAAGGGTGCGCAACTACCTCATAGAGTTCCTGTCCAGCGGGCCGGTCGTGGTTATGGTCCTTGAGGGCAACGAGGCGATATCAGTGACAAGGAAGATAACAGGCTCTACAGAACCCAGGAAGTCTGATCCCTCCTCGATAAGAGGAGCGTTAAGCGTCGATTCCTACGATCTTGCAGATGAGAAGAAAAGGGCTGTGAAGAACCTGGTGCACGCATCTGAGGACAGGGCAACCGCAGAGAGGGAAATAGGCGTATGGTTCAAGCCCAACGAGATAATGGATTACAAGAGGGCAGACGAAAGCGCGATGTACTGATGCGCAGTAATTGGAGTGGGCATATGGGGAAAAGGCCGAAGGATGTAGATGAATACATTGCGATGGCGCCGGTAAGAGCGCAGGGAAAGCTCAGGGAGGTGAGGATGGCGATAAAGGGCGTTGCCCCGAATGCAGTTGAAGGGATCAGCTACATGATGCCATATTACAACTACAATGGGCGTCTTGCCTGGTTCGGGCTGCACAAAAAGTACATCAGCCTTTATCTGCGCCCTCCGGTAATAGAAAAACACGGCAAGGAGCTCGCGGATTATAAGACGACAAAATCTGCGGTGCATTTGCCGCTTGACAGAAAGATGCCAGCAGGCCTCATAAGGAAGCTCGTAAGGGCAAGGATGAGGATTAACGATTCGGACATGCAAAAAGGCAGAATATTGTCGAAAAACGCCAAAAGCTATAAATACCTTAAGCTTCATTAAAGTCCTGAACGACCGGAATGCCGATGTCAGATTGGCATTTTAATCAAGGAATTGGCAAAGCATAGCAATTAGCGCTTGCCAAAAAAAGGTGAAGGAATGAGCAGGTATCTGAGGAAAGTCGATGTAAACAAACAGATAGCGATACGGCTGCGGAGGACGGAGCTGCAACACGAAAAGCTTGAAAGGCTGATAGATGACATATCAAACAGCGGCGGCACAGTGAATGTGAAAGGGGAGAGATTATCGCTATTCGGAGTAGCATCGGACGGCAGGTACAACAGGTACATAGGGGTTCTCGATGCGCTTGCGCAGTCCAGGGGCTCGGACGACCGTGTCCTTGCAAAGGTCGCGCACGAAATAGTCAACAGCAAAATCCCGGAGAACGGGAACAGGCTGAGGCTCAGGATATTATGGAGCATAAGCGCGCACCAGAACGTGTCCGAAGAAACCAAGGAGTTCGTGGACAGGGAGTTCGACAAGGTGCTTGCAAGTAAGCACGATTCCAAGGAGAAGAAGGGCAGGCCCGGGATATTCAGCATGCTAGGATTCCTTAGGGGCTGACTTGCCCCGCCAGATATGTTTATATATCTGACACTGCGTAAACAGATTGTGATAAGTTGCTGAATGCTGCAATGAGGCCGAGTCCAGTGCAATGGGATGCTGGCCTGAAGAACCTGACCGATGAGGGCTATTTGGGGCATCTGATTCGCGGGACCGAATCCCTGCCAAGGATATCGTTCAGGACAAGGGATGACATAAAGGCGCAATTGGCCGGGCTGGGAACAGACATAAACGACGTTTTCTTCAAGTGCACTACCGAGCAATCGCACGGCATATGGGGAAACGGGAGGAGGTCGAAGCTAAAGCTTTCATGGTATGGTCACGACAGCGTGCACCTGTACAGCGAGGTGTCGCAGTCAATCAAGATTCACGGCGCAATACCTGGCAACACTGCTGCCCCGATAGCCATCGCGAAAATGGGCGATGAGACCGTAGGATATTTTATCGAGCACGTGAACGGCTCTGACCTGTCCAGCCTGTTCGCAAGGCCATCGGACAACGGCCTGCTCGTGCGCGTTGCAGGGAACCTGTCAGAGGTCATTGCAAAAATGCACGACAAGGGAATAGGGCACGGTGATCTCAGCCTTAGCAATATAATGCTCACTGGCAGCATGGAAATAAAGCTCATAGACCCGATATGCAACTGCTTCCGCGAGCCGGACAGCATGCTTATAGAATACGACAGGAAGGCACTGGATGGCATACTCAGGATAGCAAACAGCACATTCGTTGACTAGTCAGTTCGTATACTTGAGCTCCTCGCTCATCATCTCCGGATTCCATAATGGATCCCATACGAGCTCCAGCTCCACTTTTCCTACGCCTGTTATGGCCTCTAGCCTCAATTGTGCATCGGCCATTATTATGCTGGTGACCGGGCACATTGGTGATGTCATGGTGAGCGTCAGCTTCACGTCCTTGCCGTCGTTTATCCTCACGCCGTATATGAGCCCTATGTCCACTATGTTTGCGCCAAGCTCGGGGTCCAGGCACTGCGACAGCGCGGTTATGACTTCGCTTACTTCCACCATATCCTCGTATTCCCTATGCAACCAAAATACTTAAATGCTATGATAAATAAGCAAAAGTTAAATAAAAGTCCTGTACATTATCGGTAGGGTGATCACATGGTAAGGATACATGTTGGAAAGTCGAGCGAGCTTGCCCCGGGAAGCATGAAGAGCGTAGCGGTTGAAGGAGGGGACGACATAGTCGTTGCAAACGTGAACGGAAAGTTTTACGCGATGAGGGGCATATGCAACCACCAGGGAGGGCCGCTGGCCGAGGGGGAGCTGGAAGGCAACATAATCACATGCCCATGGCACGGCTCCAAGTGGGACGTGACAACCGGCAAGATGACGGAATTCGCGATAGAGCTGGATGACGAGCCGGTATACAAGGTAATAGTCGAAGGCGAGGAAGTCTTCGTTGAGACATAGTAATCGCACCGTCAAGGGCGGGCCGCGCTCTTGCATATATTATTAAAGTTTGCCATCTATTAGATAAAGGGCGAGGCGGCGTTGCAATGAGAGACATAGACGTAAAAATAAGGTACGCTTATGCAAGGCTCAAGAGGAAAATGGCGCTGTATTTCACGCTCTGGTTTCTTGCGCTTCTTGCTGCAGTAAGCCTGATAATGGACAGCATATTCATAGGCGAGAACGTGATCTCGCTCAAGATATGGTCGGCAGCGCTGGTTATACTCATAGCAATAAAGCTCGCATACGATGCGCAGCTGAACCTGAAGAAGGAATACAAGAGCTTCAAGGACGAGTACAACCAGACAGACACGACGCTGAAGAAACTCTGATCCTGCAATCTTCCAAGTGGGGCAATGGCTTCAGAAAACAAGGCGTACATACCTCCTTTCGCGTTCATAGGCAAGATGGCAAGCGGGAAGGGCACCTATGTCAGGCAGATGAGGGAATCGATAAGGGCGGAATTCGGGGTCGATGCCAAAGTATACGTATTTTCCACGAAGATAATAGAAATCGCAAGGGACCTCTTCGGCATGGAGGACAGGGACCGCAAGCTGATGAGCAGCATAGGCAACAAGATGCGAGAGATAGACGCATCGGTATGGGCAAAATACATAGTCAGGAAGATAAAATCATCCGGCAGCGGGCAGTTCATCATAGACGGGATCCGGGCCAGGGAGGAGGCAGAGGCCCTGAGGGCCAGCTTCCCGGATATGCTCATCGTAAGGATAGAGGCCGACGAGGGGAAGAGGATGGAAGTCTACAAGAAGGAATACGGAAGATACCCTACCGAGGGCGAACTTAACGACTTATCCGAGACCGGAATAGGCAGGCTGCCTTACGACATGGAGGTCTTCAACAATTATGAAAGGAAGGGGATGGAGGCGCAGGTGGAGCATATAATAAGAATTGTCGGGGAGGGCAACGTCGACAGCCTAAAGGGACTTAGGCTGGGCTTTTCCTGATGAACTGCATAGGTATAAATATTTCCATTTGCAAGTATCTATTCAGATAGGGGGTACATATGGAGCTTATTCCGTATAGTCTTCAGAGAATAAGGATAGGCGTGCCCAGGAGCAGGGCGCACGCGTCGAATATCAGGAGCATAGACGTAAAGACGCAGCACAGGCTTGCATCATCGCAGGACCACTGGACAATGGTGAGCCTTGCGCACAACCCAAGCATACACCAGTCGGTGCAGAAAAGGTTCGTCGAAAGGTTCCAGGAGATTGGCGTCGAGGAATTCATAGGCACAAGCGTATCCTTGAACAGAAAGCTCAAGGCAAAGAACTTCATCGTAGTGATGAACAGGCTGTCGGCAAACCCGAAGCTGCATCCCGAGCTGCACAAAAGCATGGTTGATTCCGTCATAAGGCTCGACGATGAGATAAGCTCCTCGATAGGCAACCAGGAGATCAGCGAGTTCAACAGGGAGGTCATCCTGAGATGGCTCCAGTCAGACACGCATTCCATAGCGGCAAACCTGGTTAACAATCCATGCGTTGAAGATGCAGCGCTGAAGGAAAGGCTGTCCGAGCACTTCAAGATCTAATCCGCTCTAAGTTTTTCCAAAGATATAAAGAAAAAGAAAATTAAAAAATAAAAAGAATAAAAATAAAAAGGTAGGGCTTTAACCTACCATTTCAAGGCCGCCGTATGTGGTTTCCTGCTTTTCATCCTTGTTGCCCACTATGCTTGAGCCCTTGACGCCGGTTATTATCGCCACTATCTCTATTTGGTCGTCATAGCCGGGCATCAGCCTCGCGCCCCATTTTACGTTGCTGTTGTTGTCCATCTGGTCCGTTATCTTTTCTCCTGCCCTTATTGCATCGCCTATTGTCAATGACGCACCGCCAGTGATATGGATCAGCGCGCCGCTCGCGCCTTCGAGGTCTACGTCCAGGAGCCTGTTCTTCGTCACTCCTTCGGCCGCTGCATCTACCTTGTTGGTTCCCCTTCCCGAACCTACGGCTATCATGCCCACGTCGCCGTTGCCCATTATAGCCCTGACGTCGGCGAAGTCTATGTTGATAAGGCTTGGCTGCGTTATCGTCCATACCAGCCCTCCTATTGCCTTTCCAAGCACCTCGTCTGCAAGGGAGAACGCCTCATTCATCGGAAGGTTCGGCACCAGCTTTACCAGCCTGTTGTTGTCCAGTATTATTACGCTGTCGCAGTATTTCCTGAGCCTCTGTATTCCCTCCTCTGCCTTGACCTTCCTTACCCTTTCAAGGTCGAACGGATAGGTTACGAAAGCGACAACTATTGCGCCCTGCTCCTTTGCAATCTGCGCCGCTACCGTTATTGAGCCAGTGCCCGTGCCCCCTCCCATTCCGCAGCACAGGAATACAAGCTGCGTGTTGTTGAAGACGCCTTCCAGCAATGGCCTGTCAATCTCCGCCGCCTTTGCCCCTACCGTCGGATCTCCTCCCGCGCCCAAACCTTTTGTAAGCGCCCTTCCTATCAGGACTTTCTTGATCCGGTCGTCTATTATCTTGAAGTGCAGGGAATCGGTATTCACCGCTACGAAGTCCGTCCCTTTCACTCCCACCTTTATAAGTCTGTTTACGATGTTGCATCCCGCACCGCCAAACCCTGCCGTTACTATCTTTATCTGTGTCGAGCTGAATTCCTCAGCCGCGTCGCTATTGCTGCTACTTTGTCCTCCACCAAATACGTCGTGTACCATATCGGTCATCGTGATCGCCTGATTAATAGTAATCTGGTATGCTTTAAACATCTATCGTTTTTTAATATTAATGGTAGTATAGGAGATTTAGGGGCATTTGGCCCTTCTTCCCTGATATTTTGATGGGCAGATTTGCCAGCATCCCTTAAATCTGACGGATTATATGCTGCCTAATTTTTAAACTGGAATGCATATATTTTAAAATGTTTAATTTCAATATTATAGGACTTACAAAGAAAGGCTTGTTATGGAATACTCTTATACTAAAAGGGCCTTACTCAGGGAGCTGAGCGAGAATTCCAGGGTCTCTGTCAGCGAATTGGCCCAAAAGACCAAACATTCAAGGAATACAATTATCAGCAATTTAAAGTTCCTGGAGAAGGAATTTGGAGTAAGGTACACCTTAGAATTTGACATACAAAAGCTTGGGTATACGCATACGCAAATTTCGTTCATAAAATTTGGCATCAAGCCCACGCTTGAGGAGATAAAAGATGCTTTTAAGGGCGGCGAGAATTATATCATATTTTTAGCGGTTACGGAGGGCGATTCAGATTTGATACTCAAAACAATCGCAGACACCAGTACGGAATACATATACTGGGGCATAGGCATTTACCAAAAGCTCATTAGATTCGATCCGGTAATCAGGTCATCGAACATAGTCAGCAACATTATCGGTTTTATGCCGCTGCCATCTAGCGTCATCGAGAAGTTTGACCTGACAAAGATAAAAATGGACTCTCTTGACAAAAAGATACTCATACTGCTAAACAAGGACTGCAGGATGACTTACAATGAGATAGCAAGAGAGCTTAAAGAAAATACTCAAACAATCCGTTATAGGTTACAGGTACTCGATAAGTCAAAATTGATCAGGAGATACACAATAGTCCTTGAAAAACCACCGCAAAAGCACATATTAGTATACAATTATTCGATTGCGTTAACGTCCAGCACGATTGAAAATTATAAGAGGAGCCTTGATTATTACGCAGATGTAGAAGGCAGCCTGCCTTTTACCAACAAGTTTTTTTATGTCAGCTCGGCAATTGGGATGTATAATACCATAGGCATGGCATATTTCGACAACTTGGACGAAGTGATTGCAACCCATAAAAGAATTTTTGAAAAGGATAAAATTGATATCAAACATTCAAAGATCCTCAATGTAATATACGGGAGCGTTCCGATACAAAATGCGGACATCAAGAAAATTGTAAAGCAGCGCAAGGACGAGATCCGTGCCTTTGGGCTATAATAATCTTTTGCCAGCATAGCCGGCATGCGGCTATCGGCTTGGTGCCGGTTTTCCCATAGCAAACATGAAACGTTGGCTTTTTAGCCTCGTTTTAATTGGAGAGTTTCCACGTACATAAATACGCACCTATTTATGCTATAACTGAGTATTTACACTGATTAAATGATGGAAAAGGATTACGATGAAAAGCACTGGTTCTTCAAGGCCTTGTTCATATTGGGGATAATCATTTTTGTGGGAGCGGTGTTCTTTTTTGCAGCACGATCAAACCCAAGCTTCTCTGCATTTAGCTTCGGTTGGAGCTGGGCATGGAATATTTTCTGGCTGTTGCTTTTTGTCTGGATTATATGGTGCATGGTTAGATGGATGTTCGGATGGCGATGGTATGGCGGAAGACACTGGCATGGTCATGGACATGCCAAGAGCATAGCAAGGAGAAGGTATGCAAGGGGAGAGATATCAAGGAAACAGTACCACGAAATAATAAAGGATCTTGACGACACATGAGATTCTTGTAATAGTTGTAATCTGATCCTTACAGGAAGGTCAATTCCTGGAAATACATGATAGGGTCTACGGAGGCAACCGTATGAAATCAAAAGTGCTTTATATTTCATTTAATTAGTTATCTAATTGGGGAGTGATTGGATACAACTAAAAGGTTAATTTTAGTCTGTTTAGTTCTCGGTGCTTTGGCAGTTCCGATAGGAATTGCTGCGCAGCCAAGCGGTGGCGAATGGACCTATTTCACGCTTAATAATTATGACACAAGATATCAGGTTAACTCCACTATAAATTCAAGCAACGTCAACGCGTTGATCCTTGCATGGAATCTCACAACGGCGAACTCAATAACCTCTACGCCGCTCGTGCAGGGAGGGAATGTCTACTTCGACGATTGGGGCGGATATGTATACTCGGTAAACATACTGACAGGCTCGGTAAACTGGAAGGAGAATCTGGGTGCGGGGATATCGTCAACCCCGATACTCTCTGGGGGCGTGCTCTACATAGCTCTGGGCCCCTCAGGAACTGCAGATGTAGGCCACTCCGTAGGAATACTCAAGGGCCCGAATGCAACAGCGGTGTTTGCGCTAAGCCAGTATACGGGAAATGTTATCTGGGTCGAGAACCTAAACAAAACAACCCATATGGACGCCATATGGGGGTCTCCGATAATATACAAGAATTTGCTGTACATAGGCGTTGCATCGCAGGGAGACGAATCAGAAGTCGCATGGAAGGGAAGTCTTTATGCAATATACACGGGCAACGGCACCATAGCATGGAACACCCTGACCGGTGGGCCTGATGGCGGGGACGGAGTATGGAGTTCTGTAGTTATTGATCCCAGCCTCAACTCGCTATACTTCGGAACAGGTAACCCTTATTCAAATAATACCTCCGCTAATTCGCTGTACGGCTATTCCGTGATATCGCTAAATGCAACAACAGGGCATATGAACTGGTTTGACCAGGTATGTACCCAAGGATTAAATGCATGCGGCGATGCGGACTTCGGGTCAACGCCGAACCTATTCACGGTTACCATAAAGAACTCAACGCACAATGTTGTAGGAATAGGCAACAAGGATGGAAGTTACTATATATTTGATAGAAGCAGCGGTGCGCAGCTTGAAAACTTTCCGGTAGGTACTGCAGAGACTCAGGCAAATCCGGATGGGGGCATAATAGGCCTTGCTGCCATGAACGGTACAACAAATCCCGAACTATTCATACCTTCATACTATCATCCAAACTCAACGACAAGCGGTGTTGTTGAAGCGCTAAATCCATCAACAGGCGCCGTTGCATGGAGGTTTACAACCCCGGGAACCGTAGATGGATCAGTTACAACGATACCTGGAGCGGTGCTGTTTGGCGACCAGGATGGCAACATCTATGTGCTATCAATGGCAAGTGGGGCGGAGCTCTTCCATTACAAGATTCCGGAAGGTATTGCAGGAGGGGTTAGCGATGCTGAAGGATATATACTTGCAGGGGGGCTTACAGGCTCTAAAAATACCCTGGGTCTGTATGCGTTTAGGCTTCCAGCCTCTAACAGCATTACAAACACGATAAATGCAACAAATACGACCGTAAGCACGACCTCGCTGACCACAACCATCCCCGCAAATGGCATCAAGACTTATAGCGAAACATTTGTTGAAAACGGGCTTGCGGCAAACGTACCATGGTCTGTAAGTTATCCGAACAGCACGAATATCAGGGTTTCACTTGCCCCGAATGCCATAATCTTCAGCTCTAATCTCATATTTCCTACAAACCAGTTCATCGTGAAGGACGTGATATCCGGTAATGTCATATACGTCCCTGCGCCATCCAACGGCACGCTTGCCGCAAACGGCGTGCTTTCAATAAGCTTTGCTCCCGCAACCAATACAATCAACTCCACTACGACCATTGCAGCCAACACAATTACTAGCAGCTCGAGTTCTAGCACGCTATCAACAACCACGTTGAATAGCACCACCATTAAGACAACCGTACCGGTAAGCACGACACCCCCCACGACCACAATACACTCAAACCTTACGATAAATAAGACAAACAACGGCACCGTTG
The genomic region above belongs to Candidatus Micrarchaeota archaeon and contains:
- a CDS encoding nucleoside-diphosphate kinase (catalyzes the formation of nucleoside triphosphate from ATP and nucleoside diphosphate), which gives rise to MIERTLVLVKPDGVQRAIIGRIISRFEDAGLKVVAIKMSRPDRELAGRHYIADQKWFEDTGNRTLQSYKEKGIILKESAVELATRVRNYLIEFLSSGPVVVMVLEGNEAISVTRKITGSTEPRKSDPSSIRGALSVDSYDLADEKKRAVKNLVHASEDRATAEREIGVWFKPNEIMDYKRADESAMY
- a CDS encoding DUF1801 domain-containing protein, which codes for MGKRPKDVDEYIAMAPVRAQGKLREVRMAIKGVAPNAVEGISYMMPYYNYNGRLAWFGLHKKYISLYLRPPVIEKHGKELADYKTTKSAVHLPLDRKMPAGLIRKLVRARMRINDSDMQKGRILSKNAKSYKYLKLH
- a CDS encoding DUF59 domain-containing protein — encoded protein: MEVSEVITALSQCLDPELGANIVDIGLIYGVRINDGKDVKLTLTMTSPMCPVTSIIMADAQLRLEAITGVGKVELELVWDPLWNPEMMSEELKYTN
- a CDS encoding Rieske (2Fe-2S) protein, with protein sequence MVRIHVGKSSELAPGSMKSVAVEGGDDIVVANVNGKFYAMRGICNHQGGPLAEGELEGNIITCPWHGSKWDVTTGKMTEFAIELDDEPVYKVIVEGEEVFVET
- the ftsZ gene encoding cell division protein FtsZ, whose product is MTDMVHDVFGGGQSSSNSDAAEEFSSTQIKIVTAGFGGAGCNIVNRLIKVGVKGTDFVAVNTDSLHFKIIDDRIKKVLIGRALTKGLGAGGDPTVGAKAAEIDRPLLEGVFNNTQLVFLCCGMGGGTGTGSITVAAQIAKEQGAIVVAFVTYPFDLERVRKVKAEEGIQRLRKYCDSVIILDNNRLVKLVPNLPMNEAFSLADEVLGKAIGGLVWTITQPSLINIDFADVRAIMGNGDVGMIAVGSGRGTNKVDAAAEGVTKNRLLDVDLEGASGALIHITGGASLTIGDAIRAGEKITDQMDNNSNVKWGARLMPGYDDQIEIVAIITGVKGSSIVGNKDEKQETTYGGLEMVG
- a CDS encoding Lrp/AsnC family transcriptional regulator, translating into MEYSYTKRALLRELSENSRVSVSELAQKTKHSRNTIISNLKFLEKEFGVRYTLEFDIQKLGYTHTQISFIKFGIKPTLEEIKDAFKGGENYIIFLAVTEGDSDLILKTIADTSTEYIYWGIGIYQKLIRFDPVIRSSNIVSNIIGFMPLPSSVIEKFDLTKIKMDSLDKKILILLNKDCRMTYNEIARELKENTQTIRYRLQVLDKSKLIRRYTIVLEKPPQKHILVYNYSIALTSSTIENYKRSLDYYADVEGSLPFTNKFFYVSSAIGMYNTIGMAYFDNLDEVIATHKRIFEKDKIDIKHSKILNVIYGSVPIQNADIKKIVKQRKDEIRAFGL
- a CDS encoding PQQ-binding-like beta-propeller repeat protein; amino-acid sequence: MAVPIGIAAQPSGGEWTYFTLNNYDTRYQVNSTINSSNVNALILAWNLTTANSITSTPLVQGGNVYFDDWGGYVYSVNILTGSVNWKENLGAGISSTPILSGGVLYIALGPSGTADVGHSVGILKGPNATAVFALSQYTGNVIWVENLNKTTHMDAIWGSPIIYKNLLYIGVASQGDESEVAWKGSLYAIYTGNGTIAWNTLTGGPDGGDGVWSSVVIDPSLNSLYFGTGNPYSNNTSANSLYGYSVISLNATTGHMNWFDQVCTQGLNACGDADFGSTPNLFTVTIKNSTHNVVGIGNKDGSYYIFDRSSGAQLENFPVGTAETQANPDGGIIGLAAMNGTTNPELFIPSYYHPNSTTSGVVEALNPSTGAVAWRFTTPGTVDGSVTTIPGAVLFGDQDGNIYVLSMASGAELFHYKIPEGIAGGVSDAEGYILAGGLTGSKNTLGLYAFRLPASNSITNTINATNTTVSTTSLTTTIPANGIKTYSETFVENGLAANVPWSVSYPNSTNIRVSLAPNAIIFSSNLIFPTNQFIVKDVISGNVIYVPAPSNGTLAANGVLSISFAPATNTINSTTTIAANTITSSSSSSTLSTTTLNSTTIKTTVPVSTTPPTTTIHSNLTINKTNNGTVVSGVTASGGSFNVAFCGRNLSVAASGISATNTTIVLNYIQYVLSLNRPVQLTTLPNGCYAELTSVLNSTTKPTATLSFFQKVTPFVQPGINSTSTVNHNVSSSTVNGISSIRSGSKNSFSATQIYIGIGALVLIFIAIAAWLATRKSAD